The window CAAAAGTGTATAAATAAAAATTGATTTAGGTCATATGAACCTTTATACACGTTTAAGACATTGTTGGTACATGttttggactttataaaaagGAATTAAGAATATTTATGAAAGAAAATGTGTAGTTGGTAAATTAGGACAAATGGATAAAAATGTCCAAAATGAATACTTTGCTATAACAAGGCACATGTAGCTGCCTATATGAATTTGAAATGTTATTGTCATGAGTAAAATATAATAATCATAGTATCATTATAAAAATTAAGAATAGAATGTGAAAATAAAGAAATTGAATTAAATGGTAAATAtaagaaaaatagcaaaaataGGCGTAAAGTCTTATTAGAGATGTTTGGCTATCAGAATAAGTAAAGAATATTAATAGAATAATtagattaaaatattaattaaataatcagAGATTTAAAGCAATTTACTAAAGTAAAGTAAATTAATATTTACTGAAAATTTTTCtgccgttcaaaaaaaaatatttaccgaAAATGTAATGTCAAATGCTAAaagtgttggattaagtgtcaaAGGTCTTAAGTAGTTTGGTATATTCCTTGTGAATAATAATAAAGTCATTTTTAGACGCCCCTCGGAAAATAAATAGGATTGATATTAGAAAAGAATTATAtgatttcttaatatattatatgattaatatattaattagaagtagtaataattaattaagaattaattagaattaaattaattattgatttcggattaattggaattatttataGGTGTAAGTGTTAGGATACACTTGTTTAATagttaaattagggtttttggaagaCTCATAATCAGATAAGGAAACCAAATTTGAATaagaataaaatattattattttattactcAAATTCAAGGTTTCTAGGTTATCTGGCAGGTATATATAGGGGTGTACCCTACCAAAATTGACATACACATGTATACCTAGAGAATTTGATgttcttctctctctactctcctAATTTCGATCCTAGGGTTTTTCTAGGGCTTcggtgtgacacattagaggctaCCACACTATTAGAGATTTTCACGGAGATTTCAAGAATACTTGTTTAGCTTAATTCGATTTAAGAAAATGTATCTTTTCtaacttgtaattttttattacaaTAGGTTTAGTTTTGTTTCATAAAGTACGTTACTATAATAGTGAAAATAATAGAATATTTTTAGCTTGCAAGTACCCATATGTGTTTATGTAAAATTCCGCATTTACATTGTTTTTGTAACCTAAAGACCCCAATAAGAAAGAACTTGCAAACCCTCATGATGTAATAATCTAGCTATAAATTGATACTAAACTATATGAGTTGAATATAGCTATAATTTAATTCCATATTTGAAAGTAGTTCGCCTAAATATAGAAACTTTATATTATGTTGATAAATAAAGGGTTATGAAATGAATACTTTAGGTAATGAAATCCTAAAACATAATATGTAATGCTTGTAGAGCCCTTTAATGATGGAAAATGCCAATATTGACAATTGACAAGTACGAATCAAGATTTACATCGAAATGAGAAACATATTAGAGACTAGATGTTATATAGTGTCATGAGGGGAGTAAAATAAGGATTTATCCCATATTATGGTACATGACATGATGAAATGTTTGGTGTTATAAAGTCGTGAAATAAATTATTATTGATTACCAAGCAATTCTATGTCTTTTAAATGTGAAATCTTACAGTACAATTGATTTGTTTATAAAATGAATTTAAAGATAGTATGTTACTTTATTTAATGTTTATGAATCCAAATTGCTTTCCCATGATTTTATCATAGTTAAAGAATGTCGTTTCATTAGACATAGTTAGTACGCAAGCATGTGTATATCAAAGCATATTGTGTATAATAGAATTGCATAAAAGAAAAGTGGTGATCATATATACATGGAATGTAATTACTTAGTAAAGTAAAAAGGTCTAAACTATAAAGATATTCCAAGATTGGGCTAAGCTGGAAGGCTCCATTGGGATGGTACCTCCCGTCACAAAGTAGATTTCTATAAATGATGATACCTTAATATACTGATTATTCTTCTTGGTAAGTAATGGTAGGGCGATTTCAATCTACGGCCTAACCTTAAGATAAAGATTCAGCACATAGCCGAAAGCAATGGTAATATGATTCACTACATAACTTAAAGAAATGGTATTATGATTCGATGAATAACCGAAATCTCATAGCACATATGAACCTAAAAATTGGGAGGGCTCGATAGCTTTTCCATTTTAATGTGCCCATTCATAGCATATTGTATATCTAACATTAAGCATGTTTAGAGTATAtgtttgatttattatttgataacTAATGTATCTAAAACACATGCAGACCATGAGATATTATtgacttacatacatttttttaATTGCCATGTATTTTAGGTTTATAATTAAGGAAATAAAAGAGGCTAGTCCTTAGAAGAGGACATTTTGTAAgataaagaagaagatgaagttttGTATATTTAGAGGAAGTCATGAATATTAGTCCCATTAATTTCTTTTGGACATGGTTTGTAGTTATACTTTCTTCTCTATAGTTGTGTATGATGTAAGTTCTAACCCCTAAGTTTCATTATAACtttaaaagagaaatgttttgTCAATTTTACAAGATATAACTTCATGCCATAAATTTATTTACAATGATATGGTTTAACAACATAAGATTTTGATAAAAGAACACTATTACAAGTATATAAAACATGGGGTGTTACATTTATTAGATATTCATGGTAGATGTATATATCAAGTATTTAATTATATATgggaagacaagtttgtaaaagaaaaatgaattgaaTAATATTACTTGTTAATTGTAAAATTAATTGTTCCTTGTGCAGCACGTTCAAGCAAAAGTTTTCGTGCTTCAATGGCGATCCCTTCAGGctattaaaaatacataaaatagtAAAGGCATTTAGGCATTCTACTTCTATAAAACCAGTTAATTTGATTATGTAAAGAATCTATACCTCTTCTGGAAACCATATACCATGTTGTGTGCTACCCTCAAGAACAGTAAGAGCAAATGCATCTATTGAAGTCCCAATTGATCTAAAGACACCATTTATATGTATACGTCATTTTTAAAAATGTTGATAATTTTAGCACACATAAAACAAACTTCTCATCCATGGTTGTAATAGACCATCATTTATGTTTTTCCACATGAGGTCTCGGGAAAATAGGACTCACATGGAGTAATTTTTATGGCTGAAAACACTAACCATATGTTCTCCACCAACACACTCCAAATCAACCTGCTCAGAATCAagttataataaataaattaaagacATGAGGTTTATATTAGTGAAGAATGAAGatgatttaaaaaataatatttcataatagaTTACTCTCAGTGCGACACGTTCCCCAACAATTCCATCTAAGGAGCGAACTATTGGATCAAGTAACCAAACAATCTCTTGTACTTTGTTTCGGTTTCTTAGGAGTTCCTTAAACATTATATGGAAACATGTAAAATGcatgtacttttttttttaatttattgtcaAATATGATATCAATGTAGGAATATAAATTTCAATCTATGAATGTTCATCTTACAGATGGAATGAAACATGCGATTACATCAAGTGCCCAGTTCCATAAAAATGGCTCAGTTCCAAATCGAGCACTAACACTTGGAACTCCTAGGGACTCATGGGTACTTGTCACCTTCGGCAAATTCCTGATAACAAACAATGTTACATAAGTAAGCTAGTCCTTCAAAGGGTAACACCTAAAACTTACAAGAGATACACATCTTTCTTCCCAATTCCTTTTCCGAAGTTAATGTTAACCATTCCACTATACGACCTGTATTTGATTTTgtttcctataacaatagttgaTTAAAATTGGATTATATAAAATGGGACTCatatacaataacacataatggTATATTTTCCCTTTGAATCACCTTTACTATATGTAATAGCCTCCTCTCCAAGAACTAGTATACTTGAGGCTAATAGGGATGGGCCGACACCACCTGTTCCTGCTGTGTAGTAGTAAAATCTGAGacaaaaacatgttatcatataATATTTACTTAAGGTCCTATATATTATCATTTTACAAAAAAATAACTTAATTACCATTACCATAATAACTTAATTAGTTGGCAAGTGACATTTGGACCAAAGGTAATTGCAACATCATATACATCTATGGTCCAATTGGAGGATGGCTAGAAGACACATCCATGATTTTGGCATGTGAGCTAAGCATAATTATATCGTCTTTCCTTATATATTCCTATGTTGTATACTATGAAAAATTCCCCTTCGTAATGGAATACAACTTCTAATTCCTATAAAAACAAAGAGTATAAGTGATCTAAATCACATTGTTTAAATAAGATTAAGTGTATACTAGTATTTGCTCATTAACATTTTGTATTTTTCCATATTATGGAAATTAGAAATAGTACGATGTATAGGAAACATTGACTGGGTAAATAAACAAAATCAAGGAGAAAAATACATGAATTAATGTAAAAAGAATGTGAATAGCACCTCAACTGTTCAGGCTCATTATTTTTGCATTTTGCAATACGTACTAGCTCTGCTGCCAGCACTGTCATGATGtataatacataatacataatacataatacataatgtTAATATCTAATatggaaaggaaaaaagaatagTGAATGACACAAGATGCTTCATTAAGAACATGTAAATGTCTTGAAGTTTGATATGTACCATTGCTCACTCCTGGATACATTCCACAAGTAGTTATCGCTGAAACTTTAGCAGCTAATGCTTCATTCTTATATGCTTTTGCACGCAAGGCATAATTTGTATCATCGCACACATCAATATATGCTGTCTAAAAATGGAAGAAAATTATTAACATAAATTATATTATGTGAAATGGTATAATAGTCTACACTACAAGCATATTTGAAAATCATAGATTTCTAAAAAAATCAAGAAATCTTGTGTTCTTACCTTGGCTTGGATGGCAGATTCTAGGACTTTGCAATTTTGTGTTTGTTGGAATGGCCCTGCAGCATGTACCACAAGATCCACACCTAAAAAGGTAGAACTATTAGAGATATTGTATTTATTGTATCTTTATCTTGTATATTAGATATTAGATATTATATATGATTGTTTTCCATGTTTATATGGATTCTTGTTCGTACTCTCTCCCTGTATATGTCATACCAGTTGTCAATGGAAATGATGGTTTAATATACTCCTTTATGGTATCAAAGTTTCCTCCtttcaaaccctaaaatccaCATCTCATCCACAAAAAGAGGTATTACGATAATGACTACATGATTTAAATATCAATGCCAAAACCATCATCTCTTCAGCAAGTTAATGTAGTAACAAACATGTAGAACAAGGTGCTAACTCTCGATGGCTCAAAGGTGACCTAATCATCTTGGGTAAAACTGTTCAAGATCTATGAGCATGGTTATAAGGTTTTTCATCATATTGGTGGTACCCATGTACTTTCCAAAATCGATGACCCATATGAATCCTAGCACAATATTGATGCAATAGTTCTATAATGGATCTACAGGAGAATGATGAACTACGAGTATACGTTATTGACACTGAATCCACCACCTATGAAACCTGACAACAAATCAAGAAAATATTATTGAACAACAAAGGCTCCCATGTAACAACCTAGCTTAGAAAATGAAACCACAATTCTGAGCATAGCCTTATTCTCGTCCACGGACAATTATTGCCAACATTTGAATGATTTagcaaattaaataataaatgtcAACAACCTGGTCAATGAGTTAAAAATTATCCACCACGTCGTTTTTGGTCTCCTTATTAAATACAATATGGTGGCTTCATTTTCAACAAAAAGTCTCCTTATGTAGGACACAACTTTCAAAATGCTCCAATTAGAGCAACACTGAAAAACAACATCCCAAAACCATACAATCCCCACCATGCTTATCCAAGACGCTATCATCATGGGAGACAAGCAACTAATCTCGGCTATGGATGATATGTCTATGGAAATCTGAAACCACATACCGATCATGGGCTTGGTGGGCTCCTCAATTGTCTCCCTATCTGGCCCAACCTCTTTTCTGATTGATCCCATGGCCCATTAATCAACGACAACCTACTGTCACTCAAGCTTAACAACCCATTACCCATGGCCCATTTCACATACTTAACGGAACCATATCCAGTAGGCCCCACGACATAGCCAACAAAACTGACTCAAAACATATCTTATGATTCTCTTAATCTGAAAATTATTATGGTTGAGTTTGAAGTCATGCATCTAAATCAGCCGACTCCTTCATGGTACATGTGGATTCCAGAGCATCGTCTCATATAACCGCTGACTTGAGTAAAATTACATCTGCTTTATTTGTTTCTTCTATACAATCTATTTTGTGGGTAGTGGACACAATATACCAATCAAGGGATCTGATATGCCCGACACACCAATACCTAATAAAACTTATCACCTACGAAATATCCTTTAATTTCAACATATACTTAAGAATCTTTTATATGTACGTAAATTCATTCGCAATAATTTTTCTCACAAATTTGACACTTTAGTGGCTTTTTTTGTTATGTAACTTAAAGACTGGGAGGATTGTTTCACACCACAACAACTTGAGTGACATTTACTTATTCACGACACACACCACCCCATCCATTTTTCTCACTAGTTCGACTTTTAATTTATGGCACAATCACTTCGGCCACCTAGGGACaaccattttttaatttttttgttattcGTTCTTTCATTTCATGTAATAAACATGGCTCTTCAGTTTTTCATTCATGTATAATATTGACTTATAAACGTTTACCTTTCATTGATTCATCTTCTACTACGTTTTCATCATTTGATATCGTTTATTGTGATCTACAAACCTCACCCTTAACAAGCAAATACGATTATAAATACTACACGGTCCTTATTGATAGTTACACATAGGAATGACAACGAGGCGGGTTCGGTGCGGGGCATGGTTTCCCAAACCCGACTCGATATCTTTCGGGTATCTTATCAGGGCTCCATTGGGTTTCGGGTTTTCCCGTCGGGTTTCGGGTATTTTATCGGGTTTACAACAATTCATAATGAAATCTTTATTCCGTTTTAGGGTACCCAAATATCTTATAAAAAATACATGTTCTAACATctgttttaaattaaaaatataatacatcactttaataaaataaactgaacgttatattaaaaattatttgatttaagtttaATGTAATACGTCAAAACATAGAAAAATGATCATTCACACCAGATCgttaataactaaaaagattTTTCACAATAAGTATTTTATCTTTGAACGCGTGCAATTAACatcaaaatgtatatatatatatatatatatatatatatatatatatatatatatatatatatatgtataatcggGGCGGAGCGGGGCGAGGATAACCCATTCCCTGCCCCAAACCCGATAACGACCCGTTACCCGATCCAAAATGATCAGGTTTTGGGTTTCCCCGTCGGGTTCGGGCTTTTTTGCCATCCCTAATTACACAGAACATGCATGTTGGATCTACCCTATCAAATTCAAACCAGAAACCTTCATCAACTTTACTAAATTATGTAACCTCATTTACACTCAATTTAATCGGAAAGTTAAAACATTACAAAATGACTAGGATATGAATTTGGCAACCATAACTTCAAAACTATCATTATCCCATGGGCTCACATTTCACTTTGTATGTCGTCAAACATCCTCACAAAAATGGAAAAGCAAAATACATGATTCGATACCTCAACAAACTCATTTGTGCCTTACTAGCTCATGCTCATCTCTCATCCACCTTCTGGGTTGAGGGCCTTCACCCTCACTCCACCTTGAGCATATTCCTAAGCTACCAATCTGCAAGGTTAGCCTGCCACACCATGTTTTTTTATAATGATCCACAAACCTCCCATCACAACCCTATacaaaccaccacccaccacccctATTCTCTATTTAGTCCCCACCACCATAAACCCAACCTGCCATCCCGAACATCCTACTCCTCCTACCTTGCCACCCAAAAACCCTCTATCACAACTTACACTTAATTTTATACCCACCCAAACCATGCATCATCATCCCTTGGCCATAAGATTCAAACATAACATTTTTAGACCATGATCACTATTAAAACTCCATAATGCTTCCACCAACATAATATGCATGCCCTTGAAAACGACACCAGTCCCTATCAGATCCCAATTGGTTATTGGCTATGCAACATGAATTTAATGCATTAAAGGAGAACGATATATGGGAACGTTTCCCTTATCCCAAGACTTACCATGTGAAATACAAAGATAAAAAGTATGCTTAGTTGTTCATGGGAAGTCtcaaattgtaacgcccgcaaatctgggctagtcaaattagaggcaataggggtcgaaaacgacttttcgacaaaagattatttagaataaataatcttaatcaagttgtagagtatgttacaaggttttcgtacatataaagaacgccgaaaaccgagttataacgaagaagttatgacccgttgaagtttcgcgacggaaccggcacgataccgggatgcgtaaatagtgaatttacgatagagcgagatttagccttagcgatctaaacaaaagtcatagaatatgttaaactaagaacattgataaaaagaacgcctaaatctgacttcgtatgaggaagttatgaactttttctaagatttagcatagcagtgcacagcccaaaatctgaattttagatcggtcgatttttagccgacgggatctaaatgaaagttgtagtactcgtaaataccaacacgtggatataaagaacatcgataatagagctcgtatgcaaaagttatggacgaagcttagtccctacttttcgagcgcggcgaattcgatacagttttgtaaatacgagatagaatgagaattagccaacgaggtctaaatgagagttgaagatctcattaataggaactcaacggtaaaaagacagacaaaaatggagctcgtatgcaaaagttatggacgaagcttagtccctacttttcgagcgcggcgaatttgatacagttttgtaaatccgagatagaatgagaattagccaacgaggtctaaatgaaagttgaagatctcattaataggaactcaacagtaaaaagacagacaaaaacggagctcgtatgcaaaagttacggacgaagcttggagactactttactatacacttcctataaatacaagggtgaactcctcatattttcttcacaccataagcctttctttctctctctaacttctctctaacctccctaaacccctcccaagtctagggaacctccctatcacgagaagaaagccccggagcgcccgacggctccgagaagaaaagctttcggctcggaaacgctgctccagcgaagcccggtttttaataaaaacccgctgtaagtaagctacgcctatagtatatttaatatagattttatttaattatagtaacattgttaggaccttaaaataattatttaggctattattatgagttatattgagtgttatttaacgcttatataatagtaataatagctagactattaaattagtctcgtcaagcgttagactaaactctagtggtaatgatactaggtttcgtcaagggataattgttttaagagtaacgaagtgctgtccgagtgccgactcaccacctttcaagtgagtgtatggtccctttcatcttacacatagatatgaagtattttacgtgctatgtgt of the Lactuca sativa cultivar Salinas chromosome 6, Lsat_Salinas_v11, whole genome shotgun sequence genome contains:
- the LOC111903843 gene encoding uncharacterized protein LOC111903843 isoform X2 — translated: MVYLSACMCHWSAIRTPTVATAGPPKETANSRVLILGGTGRVGGSTAIALSKLSPDLRITIAGRNSEKGASMVATLGKNAKFSQFDINDDKSLESALTGVDLVVHAAGPFQQTQNCKVLESAIQAKTAYIDVCDDTNYALRAKAYKNEALAAKVSAITTCGMYPGVSNVLAAELVRIAKCKNNEPEQLRFYYYTAGTGGVGPSLLASSILVLGEEAITYSKGNKIKYRSYSGMVNINFGKGIGKKDVYLLNLPKVTSTHESLGVPSVSARFGTEPFLWNWALDVIACFIPSVDLECVGGEHMVSVFSHKNYSISIGTSIDAFALTVLEGSTQHGIWFPEEPEGIAIEARKLLLERAAQGTINFTINK
- the LOC111903843 gene encoding uncharacterized protein LOC111903843 isoform X1, translating into MVYLSACMCHWSAIRTPTVATAGPPKETANSRVLILGGTGRVGGSTAIALSKLSPDLRITIAGRNSEKGASMVATLGKNAKFSQFDINDDKSLESALTGVDLVVHAAGPFQQTQNCKVLESAIQAKTAYIDVCDDTNYALRAKAYKNEALAAKVSAITTCGMYPGVSNVLAAELVRIAKCKNNEPEQLRFYYYTAGTGGVGPSLLASSILVLGEEAITYSKGNKIKYRSYSGMVNINFGKGIGKKDVYLLNLPKVTSTHESLGVPSVSARFGTEPFLWNWALDVIACFIPSELLRNRNKVQEIVWLLDPIVRSLDGIVGERVALRVDLECVGGEHMVSVFSHKNYSISIGTSIDAFALTVLEGSTQHGIWFPEEPEGIAIEARKLLLERAAQGTINFTINK
- the LOC111903843 gene encoding uncharacterized protein LOC111903843 isoform X3 — encoded protein: MVYLSACMCHWSAIRTPTVATAGPPKETANSRVLILGGTGRVGGSTAIALSKLSPDLRITIAGRNSEKGASMVATLGKNAKFSQFDINDDKSLESALTGVDLVVHAAGPFQQTQNCKVLESAIQAKTAYIDVCDDTNYALRAKAYKNEALAAKVSAITTCGMYPGVSNVLAAELVRIAKCKNNEPEQLRFYYYTAGTGGVGPSLLASSILVLGEEAITYSKGNKIKYRSYSGMVNINFGKGIGKKDVYLLNLPKVTSTHESLGVPSVSARFGTEPFLWNWALDVIACFIPSELLRNRNKVQEIVWLLDPIVRSLDGIVGERVALRVDLECVGGEHMINWDFNRCICSYCS